The following proteins are encoded in a genomic region of Oncorhynchus gorbuscha isolate QuinsamMale2020 ecotype Even-year linkage group LG11, OgorEven_v1.0, whole genome shotgun sequence:
- the LOC124047557 gene encoding alpha-synuclein-like isoform X2, giving the protein MDVLMKGFSMAKEGVVAAAEKTKAGVEGAAAKTKEGVMYVGSKTKEGMDAGVNIVANRDQANIVGDPTAGADLLQGGMENTGQAAEYGGVEQGGEGGEGGY; this is encoded by the exons ATGGATGTACTGATGAAGGGGTTCAGCATGGCCAAGGAGGGGGTGGTGGCCGCTGCGGAGAAGACCAAGGCTGGGGTGGAGGGGGCAGCCGCTAAGACCAAGGAAGGTGTCATGTATGTAG GTTCAAAGACAAAGGAGGGAATGGACGCAGGGGTAAACatag TTGCTAACCGCGACCAGGCGAACATCGTCGGGGACCCCACTGCTGGAGCTGACCTCTTACAGGGAGGCATGGAGAATACCGGACAAGCG gcagaatatggaggagtggagcagggaggagaaggaggagaa ggcGGTTACTAG
- the LOC124047557 gene encoding alpha-synuclein-like isoform X1, whose protein sequence is MDVLMKGFSMAKEGVVAAAEKTKAGVEGAAAKTKEGVMYVGSKTKEGMDAGVNIVANRDQANIVGDPTAGADLLQGGMENTGQAEEPQPVYEAEYGGVEQGGEGGEGGY, encoded by the exons ATGGATGTACTGATGAAGGGGTTCAGCATGGCCAAGGAGGGGGTGGTGGCCGCTGCGGAGAAGACCAAGGCTGGGGTGGAGGGGGCAGCCGCTAAGACCAAGGAAGGTGTCATGTATGTAG GTTCAAAGACAAAGGAGGGAATGGACGCAGGGGTAAACatag TTGCTAACCGCGACCAGGCGAACATCGTCGGGGACCCCACTGCTGGAGCTGACCTCTTACAGGGAGGCATGGAGAATACCGGACAAGCG GAGGAGCCTCAGCCTGTATACGAG gcagaatatggaggagtggagcagggaggagaaggaggagaa ggcGGTTACTAG